GCTTGTTGATTGAGAGCAGTGAAGCTTATCGCTCCTAAAATGCCTATAAGGAAAACTTTGAAAAAACGAAAATGGCTTCGCCCGGACTCGAACCGGAGACCTTCAGTGTGTTAGACTGACGTGATAACCAACTACACCACGAAACCTTTGTAACAATTTCAGCTCCAGGTTTATTTAGAATGAGATGTGTTGTGGCCTATCAACCATTACTGGAATACTTGTAAATTTAACATTGGTTTGCCTGTTTATCTCTCTTCCTCAAATCTCATGTGAATTTACTTTGCTATATCTAACAGTAATTGATCTAGCTTGCCGTTCAACACTCGATATAAAGACATATTTTAACtttcatataaaaataaaggGACTCGAAAACATTTTAACTTTAATATAAGATAAAGGGACTCATTATCGTCCTGAAGATATCATTTGTACCATGTGAAagaataatatgaacaaaaatgtaaatacataattacccccgaTGTTGGTCAAGTTTtgcaaaaagacacttaaacttttacttcgacctattaccccatgattcttctttatttcgttacaaatacaccatttttagttgaatctcagtcacaacaaagaaAGTGAACACACGCACCAATCAGGTGTTGCCACTTGTTAAATAcgtttaatttcatttttttttatttttttaataaaatttttctttttatttaatttaacaccccaccccACTCCCTCTTCCCCCACCGCACACCCATCCAGCAACTGCCCTCCCCCTTCCTCGCGTCCGGCAGCTCCTCTTTACCCCACCTCCCGTACAACACCCCCACCCCATCAGCATCTCCCTTTAACCCTTCCACTCCGTCAGCATTTTcgtccattttttttttgttcaaatcacttcaaaaaatagttttatgattgaattgagagttttatgattgaattgagttttaaagaaagttaaatgatatgatttaattgaaaatggagctttaatgatatgattttttttaaaagaacaaGCTTCAATGgaagagctttaatggtgacattatgttgaagagctttaatggtgttgaagaagaaatggtgggtagttaaatgatagagttaatacataaaaatgaccctaaacttgacatcaaattataactttgaccttaaactttgatagtgcacaaataggacctttaactattcaaaacctaaacaaatatgacctccgattttgcaatcccatgcgtgagtctcactcgcgcctatatggaaaggtaatccaatcacacggtgccacgtcgttaaaagtcctgacttggagagaggtcatatttgtgcagttttgaatagttaaaggccatatttgtgcactgtcaaagttttactttttgtgttaaaacgatgtcgtttttattattattttttatcattattattatttatttatttctatagtaggagcacctaacttttttttaattttaaaaaattattattttatttatttctatagcaacaggacctagcttttttttaataaaaaaaaagccACTAGCAAGGATCGAACCCGCACattaggctgaaggaagcgcccaagaagagcaaataacaccactgggctatctaagtgtcttgtttcatatggttcaacattaatatatgtacataaatatacattttttatcttatatatatatacaacgtaatttttctTACTGaaggggttcgggtgaaccccatggcaaccacgtaggtccgcccctcgttaatttaataacgttttaataacattaatttaataacatcttttaattacgttaatttgataacgttaatttaatatactattactatccttaataacattaatttaataatattttattaaaactataattttttttattattagtatagtttcatctttaatttaatatttaaataaataatatttagatatattatataacttaaattcgtcctctgctttataatatatatacatacctgctcgattttttcgtatgaggctgacctgcctaattaataaattgtcaatattgctctttttccgcaatgacaaaagaaattagatgtcattttcatctttgagccgaaaataatgaaaaaacaataatgaagagtaatttaaaggtcatatttgtgcagttttgaatagttaaaggtcatatttgtgcactgttaaagtttaaggtcatatttatgtattatgcccttagatttaaGCTGGATGCACCCAGTTTTGCGTGCTAAACacgccacgtaggattggaggtcatatttgtgcactgtcaaagtttaaggtcaaagttataatttggtgtcaagtttagggtcatttttatgtattaactctaaatgatatgatttaactgtaaaatggagctttaatgaatgatttaaaaaaaaaaaaaaaaacttcaatggaggagctttaatggtgaattgagttgaagaagaaagagtggGTGGATTGGGGGAGGGGGCGGAGAAGGGGTagggataattttaaaaaataaatattaatttaaaaaaaaaagaatataaattatatatcaattattttacacgtgacagcttttaattggtcaaaaaagtcaaattcgaACCCTTTCACGCACCTGTggcgcgtgtatacacgcagagggtcaaaatggtgtgtttgcaacgaaataaagaagaattatagggtaataggtcgaagtgaaagtttaggtgtctttttgtaAATCTCGAACAAGATCAGGgggtaattatatattttctctttaaaaaatgGAGATATGTGATTTAACAATGTGATACCTTTTGATAGTCCGATATCTTGTTTACGAACAATCATTTGCTTATTTGGTAAGATTAAGGATTAgaaatttttatagtttatacAACTTGTgagattttcatttttataaGAGAAAATGCAACTTAAGAAATCCAAATTGAATATAATGCAAGTCTGGTGCACAAGAATTTACTGTATGCAGTTTTACCGTACATTTCTGCGGGAGGTTGTTTTCATGGCTTAAATATATGGGAGCAACTTTACTAGTTaaccaaggctccccttcaagaaattcaaattatatgtccaaaaaaatcttcaatttcataacatgatttcaaataataatttcgTATCGCATGTCCAAACGGGGCCTAGTCTTTCAACTTAAGGTAATTTTCTTAAGTGAGTTACATgtaataagtaataaaaatatgcaTTAATTAATCATAGTTAAATAGTAGGTTGAACATCTATTATTTTGATGTAAACACTCAATACAACAACATTTTATTAGATATaaagggaaaagaaaagaaagggaaACACATTTGGTATTTTATTCCTAATAAAGGTGGAAAATTTATCCAATTGTGTGCGTGTGAAGCAATTTCAAATTTCCCTCCTCTCAGTTAACAGAGCTTggattcaagaatcaagaagtgaGTGACTTTTCTATATCAATATTCTCAGACTCATTAAATTTACTCTTATAATTCCCacccatttttcattttcttgaatTCTCATTGATCACCAACTCTTTCTCCATTGTTGCATTTGTTATCTGGTGAGAAGTTAAAGTCATTTTCTCCATTGATAAACTTAGACTTCTTCAGCAGTTCCTCTTTCGTATCTCTCTTCAACTTTGTTCTTTGCGTGACAGGCGAAACGTATCTATTAGGAGTTGGTTCTTGATTCAACAAAGTTGATACATACAATGAGTGGACGAGCTTTATATCAATGCAATGAAATCAAATGTCGTAGCTGCGGAACTCGAGTTGCATTCCGCCAGGATTACCTTCGGATCGCAAGGATTCTCACCCTCTCTGCATCATTTCTGAACACGCGAAATGGTTCTGTGGGCTACAGACATTTTCTTTGATCCTCGAAATTCAGGAcaatcttgaattaattttattCTGAATTGCTCATACCGTAGCTATTCGTTTAGGAAAAACTATGTTGTACTATCTTTTTGATTTTTGCTATTCGTTTCATAAAGACCATATGCAAGATTTAATGGCTTAATTTCAACAGCCTATTTGTATCATGAATTGTGATTAGTTCAGCATTTATGTTATATTTCTTGACTAAGCACAGAACAACTTATTATGCTCATTTTCTTGTCTTGTACACTTTGTAGGTGCTAAACCTCATTCCACGAAGGATCTTTGATAGAGTGTAAGTCTGTAATTTATTTGATTTCAGCAATTTGGGATTTGTTATTTGCCTAAACTTTTTTCTGCGGTCTGAGGCATATATGTATTAGAAACCTTTGTATATATGCAGGTTTAATGTTGACGTATCAGAGGATGTAAATGATTATCGTGTAATAAATGGATATACCCTAGTCGATATTTTCTGCTTCCAATGTGAGACGCTGCTCGGGTGGCAATTTGTAAGATACTATTATTAAAGAGCATTTGATTTTCATGAACAAGACATTTTGCTGTTCCTTGTTATGAGATACTGAATCAATGATTTCTCCAGATTGCAGTCCCCCAACCCTCACCATCCATCTATATTAGACAAGGAAGATTCTACATGAGATTGTAAGTTTCTAACTACAAAATTTGCTAATTGAGACTGCACACATATGTCGTATGACTAGTAAGGGTTTATACAAATGAGTATTTTGTGGAAGGCACAAGCTTACTTACTGAGATAATGAACCCTTGTTGCGTGATTTAAACGAGGAACTAGGACTCCCTTATGAACTGGTTCCTGATGAACAAGTCTTAGGCGGTAATGAGCAAAATGCTGATCGAGATGGAAATGCTAACGAACAGATTCCTACTGAACAAGATTTAGGTGCTAATGAGCCAAATGCTGATCAAGATGGAGAATTTAATGAACAGGTCCCTAATGAACAAGATGTGGACGTTAATGAGCAAAATGCTGATCTAGATGGAGATAATGAACAGAATCATGATCAAGATGAAGGCGGTAATGACCAGAATAATGATGAAGATGGAAGCCCCCAAGCGAAGCGAAGGAAGATGTAGATCAACTAACTGATGGGATAGATAATATTGCTGAAAATGCAGTCATTGATAGCCTACTCATGCTGATCAAAATGCTGAAAGATGCACATTTTCTGAATGGAGTCAGTGTTCATACTTTACAAAATGTTAATTCACAGTTGTGTGatattctttttcctctttttgatttTGGGATTAGAAGACATATTATTACTTCAGGTTGGAACATAGCAATTGACGCTGAACTTTTTACATGTTTGACCTCTCCGTTTGCTGCTTAgtttatcttttaatttcttcaagCAAGTCAATTGTCAGAAACATATTTCCTCAACTGCAACAGCTATGCAATTGTCTCTGTCTCGAGAAATGTAGCTTCTTGACAATCAATTCTAGTTAACTTTAGTTTTCTTATAGCTGCGGATGACCAGTGGCGGACCCAGCTTTTTTAGGTTGTGggtgctaaaaaaaaaaaatttactaaacAATGCAGCTACAGGGATTCGATCCCAGCATGGAAGACATGAAAGTTATGTCTAACGCCAAAGCACCCAACCATGCTTTTGTTCTCTAGGtgcttttgtatatattttaccattttttcactgtttcttatataattatacctcttctacgtcgagtttagtgggtgctcGAGCATCCGAAAATTGCACGTCGGTCCGCCCATGCGGATGACTACTGGTGGGAAAAATGACGTTTCAGTTAGTTTGAAAATTGTGGATCTAATGGCTTTTACTCTCATTCTAGAGTTGTTTTACAAGCAGATTGCAGTCTACTTTTTCGTTTATTCAAGTTGTTTTCTGTATCTGGTTAAAACTATATTGTTACTTTGTAGTATGGTGATGTTTGATCCATttaacagcctctctacttcacatGCGTCAATGGTATGAtctgtgtacactttacccttcccagactccactatgtgggaatacaatgggtatgttgttgtggtggtggtgatgtTTGACCCATTTAACTTGAAATCTTCAAATCTGCTACACGAAGCATATTTACAGCTTTTTGGGTTGTGTGCTTGTTGGATGTAATTTACTGAAATTTGCAAAGCCACAGAGAAGGGGCGTGAATGCTAACTCAAGTGTCAGGGCTCATATAATACTGATTTGGGTTTCTCctttcaagtgttcagttctttAATATATTGCAAATGTGTAACCTTTTGAAATCTATAAACTTGAACAGATGTATTTAATCCGTTTCATCTAGCAAAGTAATCCTTTGGTAAAGGCTATTGCAATGTAGATATATACATTTGCTGTTCTTATATAGCTGGACCAATTGCAGCCACCCTTCTGAAGTAATCCTTATAGTCTAAAGACTATCAACACACAAAAATGGactctaaataataaaaatcagcAAGCTCCACTAAAGGAAAACAACACACTTAGAAGAAAAGGAtgaagaagaatgcttgaaaatAAAGATAGGTAGAAAGACGGGCCTTTACTCCTatcaagtgattaacaaaagatggtgtatcaaaccatcaatcacacctcaccaatagaagctcaaacctttGCAATGACCCTTCagttcattttccatatttatgcttatcttcaccgtttgagcttctccatagctaccccaagtcatttatgacttgctgggactgggGGTTCGGTTACCGGGcaattcgtttggtttttagagtcaactccctattcagaagtcttcgttggttccaaatgaccACTGATCCAAAACTTCAGCGAAACGATCTCAgaagcctatgcgtacccccaccaccccagactcggaaggttcaatcaacatataataacacaaggcatatttttcacccatatctatgcaaccgtcccataccggctgatagacataggtgcatactggtgataggtgatgcgcatgcaggaatgaatgcaaaatataccatcaatatcGCAAtgcatcataactgtcctcatcaggaccatcatcatcgccatcaacctccggccttaccgggtatcaatatcatctcaatagtatcctccggcctcgaaccgggtatcaatattatcagaATATCCTTCGgtcttgccgggtatcaatatcatctcaatagtatcctccggactcgaaccgggtatcaatatcatcataatatcctctggccttgtcgggtattaatatcatctcaatagtatcctatggactcgaaccgggtatcaatatcatcataatatcctccggccttgtcaggtatcaatatcatctcaatagtttcttccggactcgaaccgggtatcaatatcatcataatatcctccgtccttgctgggtatcaatgtatcatcataactctcgacacataaatataggcatataataggtgcacagacgcaagtcgatatactcataaccgtaaagatatctatcttatcaatacatctcaattactcgttattagctaaccaacatttattattattaaatcgctagttcgctagtcatcacataacctctagttattagcctaaacattatccttcacataatccttattcacgggataacaaataaccactattcatttaatagtcaacatctaacatctagtctaggttcatcattagaccaaaccatcatttatccaccatttattattatcaactattcatcatatttttattaatcattactaaacaacacattactacttgtcacctaaccatcttttattaaatgacatcattcattaactgacCACCATTAGCTACCATGttccaactaagcaagattcattaactaatacattagcttcctagccatcaagtgcaatagttagctaatagacaactagttaccacatagcttaaccgtctaacaagaagaaaaaccataagatcatatttcggctataatcacatcatttataatggtaaataatcatgaacgtaccaaacttatgcatgccatcaccagtattcaatcaatggaataaCAAGTatcataccgcatcttcctctgtcccataccagagagatgtatatacaaacatatacatattcataaatcgcaatcacatcattcacaatgataaacacttcttggatatttaatcaGTACCATAACACGGACCtaggcccattaatttatccagaataatcacaacatcataatcatggccttaggcccatatacatatccgggACTCATATCATTAATCAATTTTATAAAccgtagcatatctataatcatctcacatataggaggcatctcacatctaggaggcataatatcaacaagCATATCGCCTCTATTAgatatctcatatctataggttatCCATCATGACCAAGACGAAAATTGTCTCTATAGgctcaataatcataactaagaggaaaatcatctctatgagcaaaatatcataactaagaggaaaatgcatctctataggcaaaatatcataattaagagaaaaatgcatctctatgggccaaatatcataataaagaggaaaatgcatctctagggatcaaatatcataataaagaggaaaaatgcatctctataggcaaaatatcataattaagaggaaaatacatctctatgggccaaatatcataataaaaaggaaaatgcatctctatgggtcaaatatcataataaagaagaaaatgcatctctatgggccactaATCATAATCCGACgaaaatcatcacaatttatcaattcaccaagtaattctcataaataaggctcattagtctcaactaggtcTACTATCTGCAACTAagcccacaagggctaacacaaatcttggcctaagtgggtcggatgatcccacttctaatccataatttccataattaggcatactatgctccaaactaggctaaggtatctagttcatcctctAGATGTCAAGCAAGTCATATTAACGCCTAAGATAGTAACTTGGACTAGAAaaaagggtactcaagtcaactctaccaaacttacggttccaaaactatcacactagcccaataaggctaaaacaaatcatgcttcaaatgctaaaaccgtATTCCGAGCATaatattatatcatatccatgctacaaatttacccaaactagggagaaggcaataggattctataagggtattaagtaattcaacctacgggtccaaaaccctatctaatctccaaacttatatgtatattcaatactaagtcattctatccaatatcaatcttaacattcattgttcatattgtatagtcgttcTTTCGCGTTGTATATTACAATCTATTTTTGTTTCGCTCTTTACTTGTATATTGACCTaggatatacggtatagcattggcatatattgaatgtagccggaataggatagttcaccttgattaCTCCTTAGTCTTCTTATtttagactcttggacataaatatgatagttgtcccttgttattctcattgacttattatatgatttatggacttttggttgtagtttccattatgtttatatgttgtattatctactttatctttggatctcggttggcagttgcctaccgagtaccattcgtttggtactcattcTACACCTCTGCAGCTTGCAAATCATAGCACGAGTTATGAGTAACCCTGattcggagacttagagtgagctcctgacgttcggagtattatttatctctctcctatgtattagactagcctctaagttgtattcagaggtaagttgaatcagtgtatttctccttgatatctcacttttgtactcttattatgtttagaaactcttgtactactaccaccaggttttgggattcatctatatattgatctttatctcatatattccgcattctttttcttatgttattaagtagtccgttactagccattcCGGACTACAGGTTAGCTTgtctactggtgggttatggtaggcgtcatcatgacctgaaaagttgggtcgtgacaacttcctcttaggtggaccaaagaaCTCACACTCCCTCAATttcacctttcttgccaaattactcaatacaagtgaaaaccaaTTCAATTGCATTCAAGGTACCAAGTTTCGGATTTAGAGCTATAATTAGAAGACTAAAACTACAAACTATGAGTAATATCCAATGTCATCAAAAACTATTGgaaagggtgaagaaattgtctatttatacAATTACATGTCAAttgacaaaactacccttaatgagctaAAGAGAAGGGGGACCCTTGAGTGTTGGAATATAAAGTGGAAAGTCCATCTAGCCCCTTGTAGAATATAGACTCTTCAAGTCCCTTCTTCACAAATCAATGCATTCCCTCCCTTGGCCGAATCTACAACACCTTCACAAACTTTCAAGTGCATGAATAAAGcttgaagttgttgaagttcttggCTTGGCTCCTTGTGAAGGGCCTTGAGGGCATGACACTTGCATCACTTAGAAATGATCCTCAAACTTGACTTGCCCAAACAAGATTTGCTATTGCCTACTAGTTGGTAAACACAGACATGTTTCAAACTACATAAGTGGAGAAGTTAGTCCAAGTGAACTCAATTACAATGATTATATACATTTGTTGTCGCCTTGTGTAATGTCAAACAATTGCTGATTGAGAGCAACTGAAGTTTATCGCTACCTAAGACACCTAAACATAAATCATGTAGTCCTATTTGGTATGAATTCATAGTAGAGTTTTCCTATCAAAGATACATCTATTTCTGAAGATGTATCTTTTCTAATAGAGTCTCAACAAGAGCAACCTGACCTATTAACTAAGTTTCAGAACCAGTACAGTTTGGCACATTAGGAAATACGCAGTGCAGACTCTATTAGCAACAATGAGTTCAATACCAGTTCTCGTCATTTCTCCCAACTTTTAGCAGTTAAATCACTGTTACAGAAATGGGTGATGTATATAAGCGTAACCTATGCAATGAGAACtttaaaaactaaacaacaataacaatcaGCTAAAAGACAATAATTGTAATTTCTAAAAACTGAGCAGCTGTTCATTGAATATGTAATGAGAAATTACAATATCTGGAACCCAAGAAGTAGATCGAAACAAGAACACAGAAACAACAGAAATTTCCAGCAGATGTACATCTACTACCTAACAATTGATCTAACCACCAAATCCATAGAGGGTCCTTCCCTGCCTCTTGAGGGCATAAACAACATCCATAGCAGTAACAGTCTTCCTCCTAGCATGCTCAGTGTAGGTAACTGAATCACGAATCACGTTCTCCAAAAAGATCTTGAGAACTCCACGGGTCTCCTCGTAGATCAGACCGGAGATACGCTTCACACCACCCCTACGAGCAAGCCTGCGAATAGCTGGCTTGGTAATTCCCTGGATGTTGTCTCTTAGAACCTTCCTGTGCCTCTTGGCTCCTCCCTTTCCCAATCCCTTGCCTCCCTTTCCACGGCCTGACATTTTCACACagagaaatttgaagaagaagaagattctagggttttgaatttgaatgagaaaTGAAGATGATGGTGGTGGGGTATTTATATTTGGGGGGAATTTGCTATATGGCGGGGAGTAAATCGTAGCCGTTAAATATTTGGGTATTTACTTGTTAATCGACGGATAGAAATATCGATCCATGTGAGAGGCGGAAACTGAATATAACCCGTTGATTCAAAGGGAATGCGATCCATGTGAAAGAAGATCTAGGGATGTAAATAGATCTTCTCGTAAGAGGCTAAGAGCATTAGTTTTCTCTTTCTCGCACTAAGTTATTTCCTACTTCCCTCTCTCTCATATTAGTTCAGCACTTTTTATTTTGTACCTtgcttaaaatattattaatggaATGACGAATTTTACTAGTATACTCTTTATACATATTAATGGAAATAAAGATAATTTGTTGAAACTTTCAAAGAGTATATTAATTATaggggaaaaataaaaaaattttacttaATTCTGTCTTGATTTATAGGTGATCAATTAAtttgagatatttatttttaataagatgaCCAATTAATATGAGACGAAAGTAGTTCATTATTACCTACTAATTACaattatgtaaaagaaaaaaaatcttctcATATTACAACCTACGAGCATGTCAACAAATAAACCCAatatatattcccacatagtaaggTTGGGAGGGTagaatatacgcagtccatattACTACCTCTGAaaaaagtagaaaggttgtttctgataaCCCCCGACTCAGGACACAATGACAGTAAAAAAGTCGCCATAAAACATGAAACAACATATAACAACAGAG
The Capsicum annuum cultivar UCD-10X-F1 chromosome 6, UCD10Xv1.1, whole genome shotgun sequence DNA segment above includes these coding regions:
- the LOC107875548 gene encoding histone H4 — protein: MSGRGKGGKGLGKGGAKRHRKVLRDNIQGITKPAIRRLARRGGVKRISGLIYEETRGVLKIFLENVIRDSVTYTEHARRKTVTAMDVVYALKRQGRTLYGFGG